In a single window of the Equus quagga isolate Etosha38 chromosome 7, UCLA_HA_Equagga_1.0, whole genome shotgun sequence genome:
- the PRSS38 gene encoding serine protease 38 has translation MAALLSALLLLLLLLPPARVAATAHGRPTSKGVTLNPDPACGRRHVQGKVIGGMDASERKWPWQVSVHYAAIHICGGSIIDEYWVLTAAHCFNSYMSIEVLDIYVGLVNLRVADNHTQWFEVNQLILHPTYQKHHPVGGDVALVQLKSRIVFSDSVLPVCIAPRDVKLKNIACWATGWGSISPEGKSSDKLQEVQVPLISSSLCRLLYGEMSEVQSDMLCAGDLRNWKTTCEGDSGGPLVCEFDHIWLQIGVVSWGRGCAYPMYPAVYARVSTFSEWIRSQIKYTPPPAQPLPSLSSTLGAAASVLVTMLAILSTL, from the exons ATGGCGGCCCTGCTGTccgccctcctcctgctcctgctcctcctgccccccgCCCGGGTTGCAGCCACGGCCCACGGGCGCCCCACCAGCAAGGGGGTGACCTTGAACCCTGACCCGG CTTGTGGCCGTCGTCACGTGCAAGGGAAGGTCATCGGGGGCATGGATGCCTCTGAGAGGAAGTGGCCATGGCAGGTCAGCGTGCACTATGCAGCCATCCACATCTGTGGTGGGTCCATCATTGACGAATATTGGGTACTGACGGCAGCCCACTGCTTCAACAG TTACATGAGCATTGAGGTGCTTGATATATACGTGGGCCTTGTGAACCTCAGGGTCGCAGACAATCACACCCAGTGGTTTGAGGTGAATCAGTTGATCCTGCACCCTACATATCAGAAGCACCACCCTGTCGGAGGTGACGTCGCACTGGTGCAGCTGAAATCCCGCATTGTGTTTTCTGACTCTGTGCTCCCAGTCTGCATTGCACCCCGCGATGTGAAGCTTAAGAACATTGCTTGTTGGGCCACAGGATGGGGATCCATTTCTCCAGAAG GCAAGTCCTCAGACAAGCTGCAAGAGGTGCAGGTGCCTCTGATCTCATCTTCCCTGTGCCGGCTGCTCTACGGAGAAATGTCAGAGGTTCAGTCGGACATGCTGTGTGCTGGGGACCTAAGAAATTGGAAGACCACGTGCGAG ggTGACTCGGGGGGCCCACTCGTCTGTGAATTCGACCACATCTGGTTGCAAATTGGAGTAGTGAGCTGGGGCAGAGGCTGTGCCTACCCCATGTACCCCGCTGTCTATGCCCGTGTCTCCACTTTCTCAGAATGGATCCGTTCTCAGATAAAATACACACCCCCACCTGCTCAGCCACTCCCCAGTCTCTCCTCCACCCTGGGGGCCGCCGCCAGTGTCCTTGTGACCATGCTGGCCATCCTGTCAACATTGTGA